A single Tenacibaculum sp. 190524A02b DNA region contains:
- a CDS encoding serine hydrolase, giving the protein MLRKLFILIPILGILIAIISFQSNSQKENIVLEFIKKHPQRSAIKIVRNKDIIANVNSNKIMPLASTVKIIIAIEYAIQAANSLINPDEKIHISELEKFHVKNTDGGSHSKWLEKSKSKIINNKISIREITKGMIRYSSNANTEWLCHRLGLKNINRRLKELGIQKHTEIYYMVSSLFVGKELFPNTIGTKLKNKLKNLPLKKYINATHSIHNKLLLDSTYKKNKGDLRINIQKVRSDNLPSSTVSEYTELMNKLNSKSYLSKKTHSYLDEALESLMKNPKNQKWLQHAGTKGGSTAFVFTNTFYATDKKGNTTEVVYFFNNLTPSERKELTKTHNAFILKILTNKEFRAKISNELSSIN; this is encoded by the coding sequence ATGCTAAGAAAACTGTTTATATTAATCCCTATCTTAGGTATCCTCATAGCTATTATAAGCTTTCAATCTAACTCCCAAAAAGAAAATATTGTCTTAGAGTTTATAAAAAAACATCCGCAAAGATCTGCTATTAAAATTGTACGAAACAAAGACATTATAGCCAATGTTAATTCAAACAAAATAATGCCCTTAGCTAGTACCGTAAAAATAATTATTGCTATAGAATATGCTATACAAGCAGCTAATAGCTTAATAAATCCAGATGAAAAAATTCATATTAGCGAGCTAGAAAAATTCCATGTTAAAAATACGGACGGAGGATCACATTCAAAATGGTTAGAAAAAAGTAAATCAAAAATTATAAACAATAAAATTTCTATCCGAGAAATCACTAAAGGAATGATTAGATATAGTTCAAATGCCAATACTGAATGGTTATGCCATAGACTAGGGCTTAAAAATATTAATAGACGTCTTAAAGAACTTGGCATACAAAAACATACTGAAATTTACTATATGGTATCTTCTTTATTCGTAGGCAAAGAACTATTCCCTAATACCATTGGAACAAAACTAAAAAATAAACTAAAAAATCTTCCCCTTAAAAAATATATAAACGCTACTCATAGCATCCATAATAAATTACTATTAGATTCTACTTATAAAAAAAACAAAGGAGATTTAAGAATTAATATTCAAAAAGTAAGATCTGACAATTTACCTAGCTCTACAGTAAGTGAATATACAGAGTTAATGAATAAATTAAACTCTAAATCTTATTTAAGTAAAAAAACTCACAGCTATCTTGATGAAGCTTTAGAATCTTTGATGAAGAACCCCAAAAACCAAAAATGGTTACAACATGCAGGCACTAAAGGTGGTTCAACTGCTTTCGTTTTTACAAATACCTTTTATGCTACTGACAAAAAGGGGAATACTACAGAAGTTGTTTATTTTTTCAACAACCTTACTCCTTCCGAAAGAAAAGAACTTACCAAAACCCACAATGCATTTATACTAAAAATTTTGACCAACAAAGAATTTAGAGCTAAAATCAGTAATGAACTATCAAGCATTAACTAA
- a CDS encoding T9SS type A sorting domain-containing protein, translated as MNKKLYLIFLISFYPFINNAQINTIHLNGKEYYINGVNIPWNNFGWDFGEHHIWGEGYDSNWFKDSFKDLQENGVNCVRIWIHCDGRANPNFDEQGYVTGLDNNFLQQLNNVVKLANEHSLMVILTLWSHDMLEDYTKVAGKYAGLHADLIKNKQKTNSYIQKALIPMVKSLKKQCNILAWEIMNEPEWGMNVDYGGTTQQTVSKIEMQQFIGKCIEAIRENTDQNITIGSAKPFKNNSTKNYWHESEFHQLGFNCSKVYLDFYSFHFYNYMGNTMSPHINQAQEWKLNKPILISEVSFSVDLFNQQTSPLNQQKLCKNNGYGGIVFWSYKDVYKTDTWTDYKKDIKNFTLKNTENITYNNSCENIFTATPLLICKTYPNPSNGFLNLSIKDTKEMYFTTGTLYNMNGKLVKTFSTNTNQHTIHLDNFASGVYYLLINIYSPNKDLIYIKSEKVIIENN; from the coding sequence ATGAATAAAAAGTTATACCTTATTTTTCTAATTTCCTTTTACCCTTTCATTAATAATGCACAAATTAATACTATTCATCTCAACGGAAAAGAATACTATATAAATGGTGTTAATATTCCTTGGAATAATTTCGGATGGGATTTTGGAGAACATCATATATGGGGAGAAGGATACGACTCTAATTGGTTCAAAGACTCCTTTAAAGACTTGCAAGAAAATGGAGTTAATTGTGTTAGAATATGGATTCATTGCGATGGTAGAGCTAACCCTAATTTTGATGAACAAGGCTATGTAACTGGGTTAGACAATAATTTTTTACAACAACTTAATAACGTTGTAAAATTAGCGAATGAACATTCTTTAATGGTTATTCTTACACTTTGGTCACACGATATGCTTGAAGATTACACTAAGGTAGCTGGTAAATATGCTGGGCTTCATGCAGACCTTATTAAAAACAAACAAAAAACAAATAGCTATATTCAAAAGGCACTTATCCCCATGGTTAAAAGCTTAAAAAAACAATGTAATATTCTAGCCTGGGAAATCATGAATGAACCTGAATGGGGAATGAATGTTGACTATGGCGGTACTACACAACAAACGGTAAGTAAAATAGAAATGCAACAATTCATTGGAAAATGTATAGAAGCCATAAGAGAAAACACCGATCAAAATATCACTATTGGTTCTGCTAAACCTTTTAAAAACAATAGCACTAAAAACTACTGGCATGAAAGTGAATTCCATCAATTAGGTTTTAACTGCTCTAAAGTATATCTTGACTTTTACTCTTTTCACTTTTATAACTATATGGGCAACACAATGTCACCTCATATAAATCAAGCTCAAGAATGGAAACTGAACAAACCAATACTTATTTCTGAAGTAAGCTTTTCCGTAGATCTATTCAATCAACAAACATCTCCTTTAAACCAACAAAAATTATGTAAAAACAATGGTTACGGAGGCATTGTATTTTGGAGTTACAAAGATGTTTACAAAACTGATACTTGGACAGACTACAAAAAAGACATTAAAAATTTCACTTTAAAAAATACAGAAAACATTACCTACAATAATAGCTGTGAAAATATCTTCACCGCTACTCCACTTTTAATTTGTAAAACGTACCCTAATCCTAGCAATGGCTTTTTAAATTTGAGCATTAAAGACACTAAAGAAATGTATTTTACTACTGGTACCCTATACAATATGAATGGAAAACTGGTAAAAACCTTCAGTACAAACACTAATCAACACACTATACATCTAGATAACTTTGCCTCTGGAGTTTACTATTTACTGATTAACATTTACAGCCCTAATAAAGATTTAATTTACATAAAGTCAGAAAAAGTGATTATAGAAAATAATTAA
- the gcvP gene encoding aminomethyl-transferring glycine dehydrogenase produces MNTNSFQLRHIGPRVKDHENMLKTIGVDSLDQLINETIPDDIRLNGELDLEPAMSEYEYLNHINELASKNKVFKSYIGLGYHEAIIPSVIQRNILENPGWYTAYTPYQAEIAQGRLEALLNYQTMVCDLTGMELANASLLDEATAAAEAMALLFDVRERAKKKAGANKFFVSSEILPQTLSVLKTRAIPIGIELVIDNHENFDFSDEFFGAIVQYPGKHGQVYDYTDFVAKANANNIKVAVAADILSLVVLKAPAEFGADVVVGTTQRFGIPLGYGGPHAGYFATKEAYKRSIPGRIIGVTKDRNGDRALRMALQTREQHIKREKATSNICTAQVLLAVMAGMYAVYHGKDGLNYIANRVHTATTTIASALERLGFKQKNTAYFDTILVEVEAAKLRSVAEANGINFNYVDENHVSISVNETVSLKEINAIVDCFEQAFNIQDITIEEFSSANAIPTEVKRNTTFLENEVFNTYQSETDMMRYIKKLERKDLALNHSMISLGSCTMKLNAASEMLPLSNPQWGNIHPFVPLNQAEGYQEMLKNLEQQLNVVTGFAGTSLQPNSGAQGEFAGLMVIRAYHEANGDTHRNICLIPASAHGTNPASAIMAGMKVVVTKTDERGNIDVEDLRAKAEKHKDNLAALMVTYPSTHGVYEKAIKEITQIIHDNGGQVYMDGANMNAQVGLTNPATIGADVCHLNLHKTFAIPHGGGGPGVGPICVAPQLVPFLPTNPVVGTGGDNAITAISAAPWGSALACIISYGYIAMLGADGLTNSTKNAILNANYMKERLQGHFDTLYTGEMGRAAHEMILDCRAFKQNGIEVGDIAKRLMDYGFHAPTVSFPVAGTIMVEPTESESISELDRFCDALISIRKEIDTASKDDNNNVLKNAPHTQEMLVADEWDLPYSRKEAAFPLDYIAENKFWPSVRRVDDAFGDRNLVCSCNPIEDYMEAEA; encoded by the coding sequence ATGAACACAAATTCATTTCAATTAAGACATATAGGTCCGCGTGTTAAAGATCATGAAAACATGCTTAAGACCATAGGCGTAGATTCTTTAGATCAATTAATTAATGAAACTATTCCTGATGATATCCGATTAAATGGAGAGCTAGACTTAGAGCCAGCTATGAGTGAATATGAGTACTTAAATCATATAAACGAATTAGCCTCAAAGAATAAAGTCTTTAAAAGCTATATAGGTTTAGGATATCATGAAGCTATTATACCTAGCGTAATTCAAAGAAACATATTAGAAAATCCAGGATGGTATACAGCCTATACACCTTACCAAGCAGAGATTGCTCAAGGTCGTTTAGAAGCTTTACTTAATTACCAAACTATGGTTTGTGATTTAACTGGAATGGAATTAGCCAATGCTTCTTTATTAGATGAAGCTACTGCAGCTGCAGAAGCAATGGCTTTATTATTTGATGTTAGAGAAAGAGCTAAGAAAAAAGCTGGTGCTAATAAATTCTTTGTTTCTTCTGAAATTTTACCGCAAACGTTATCGGTGCTTAAAACACGTGCTATTCCAATTGGAATTGAATTAGTTATTGACAATCATGAAAACTTTGATTTCTCAGATGAATTCTTTGGAGCTATTGTACAATACCCAGGAAAACACGGACAAGTATATGATTACACTGATTTTGTAGCTAAAGCAAATGCCAATAATATAAAAGTAGCTGTAGCAGCGGATATTTTATCATTAGTTGTATTAAAAGCTCCTGCTGAATTTGGTGCTGATGTAGTAGTTGGAACTACGCAACGCTTTGGTATTCCTTTAGGATATGGTGGACCTCACGCTGGTTACTTTGCAACTAAAGAAGCATATAAGCGTAGTATTCCTGGACGTATTATTGGTGTTACCAAAGATAGAAATGGAGACAGAGCTTTACGTATGGCTTTACAAACACGTGAACAACATATTAAACGTGAAAAAGCTACCTCTAACATTTGTACTGCACAAGTATTATTAGCTGTTATGGCTGGTATGTATGCCGTTTACCATGGAAAAGATGGATTAAACTACATAGCTAATAGAGTACATACAGCAACTACAACTATTGCATCTGCTCTTGAAAGATTAGGTTTTAAGCAAAAAAACACAGCTTACTTTGATACAATTTTAGTTGAAGTGGAAGCTGCTAAATTACGTAGTGTAGCGGAAGCTAATGGAATTAACTTTAATTATGTTGATGAAAACCATGTTTCTATTTCTGTAAACGAAACAGTAAGTTTAAAAGAAATAAACGCTATTGTTGATTGTTTTGAACAAGCTTTTAATATCCAAGACATTACTATTGAAGAATTTAGTTCAGCTAATGCAATACCTACAGAAGTAAAAAGAAATACTACTTTCTTAGAAAACGAAGTATTCAATACGTATCAATCAGAAACTGATATGATGCGTTATATTAAAAAATTAGAACGTAAAGATTTAGCTTTAAATCACTCAATGATTTCGTTAGGATCATGTACTATGAAGTTAAATGCTGCTTCTGAAATGTTACCTTTAAGCAATCCACAATGGGGTAATATCCATCCATTTGTTCCATTAAACCAAGCTGAGGGTTACCAAGAAATGCTTAAAAACTTAGAACAACAATTAAATGTTGTAACAGGTTTTGCTGGTACTTCATTACAACCAAACTCTGGAGCACAAGGAGAATTTGCTGGCTTAATGGTAATCAGAGCTTATCATGAAGCTAATGGTGATACTCATAGAAATATCTGTTTAATTCCTGCCTCTGCTCACGGAACCAACCCTGCTTCTGCAATTATGGCTGGAATGAAGGTTGTAGTTACTAAAACGGATGAAAGAGGTAATATTGATGTAGAAGATTTACGTGCTAAGGCTGAAAAACATAAAGATAACTTAGCTGCTTTAATGGTTACCTATCCATCTACACATGGTGTATATGAAAAAGCCATTAAAGAAATCACTCAAATTATACATGACAATGGTGGTCAAGTATATATGGATGGTGCAAACATGAATGCCCAAGTTGGATTAACTAATCCTGCAACAATTGGTGCCGATGTTTGTCACTTAAACTTACATAAAACGTTTGCCATTCCTCACGGAGGAGGTGGACCTGGAGTTGGACCAATTTGTGTAGCTCCTCAATTAGTACCGTTTTTACCAACTAACCCAGTAGTAGGAACTGGAGGAGACAATGCCATTACCGCTATTTCTGCTGCTCCTTGGGGTTCTGCCTTAGCTTGTATTATTTCTTATGGCTATATAGCTATGTTAGGAGCTGACGGATTAACCAATTCTACTAAAAATGCTATCTTAAATGCTAATTACATGAAAGAGCGTTTACAAGGTCATTTTGATACATTATACACTGGTGAAATGGGACGTGCTGCTCATGAAATGATTTTAGACTGTAGAGCATTTAAACAAAACGGAATTGAAGTTGGAGATATTGCTAAACGTCTAATGGATTACGGATTTCATGCGCCAACAGTATCTTTCCCTGTAGCAGGAACTATCATGGTTGAACCTACTGAAAGTGAAAGTATTTCAGAATTAGATCGTTTTTGTGATGCTTTAATTTCTATCCGAAAAGAAATTGATACCGCTTCTAAAGATGATAACAACAATGTTTTAAAGAATGCGCCACATACACAAGAAATGTTAGTTGCTGATGAATGGGATTTACCTTATTCTCGTAAAGAAGCTGCTTTTCCTCTAGATTATATTGCTGAAAATAAATTTTGGCCATCTGTACGTAGAGTTGATGACGCTTTTGGTGATAGAAACCTTGTGTGCTCTTGTAATCCTATTGAAGATTATATGGAAGCTGAAGCTTAG
- a CDS encoding M43 family zinc metalloprotease, whose protein sequence is MTKNITPSTIKNTFNEVRNILKPPSILKIESLLFHFIFITSLAFNNTSYGQSHPFDKMDQNKIEALKNEQCHTTLKEYEHYKSLSNNEKEAYKKASLNYEKQLRVIAEQLKYGQRRTTPSNLIIPINPETDPEYTTIPEYTIPVVFHVIHDGDDDFVLTETQVKRAIKRVNEDFNGLSENRNTIQDQFKTDESRVGIRFVLAQKNPEGKPTNGITYGVHYRAFTTNQAQFHTMRRQTKWPTNKYLNIWILNRYNTYEFVDGDTTQGGSGYAWLPQHDNGLTTNGSSTGITMAYWVLGDRVENEENLSTFRHILTHEIGHWLGLNHSWGSGYSSGDSAACNADDGIDDTPNTVGQQYKEGFNNCNYTFSSCGQETNVHEFMNYTPCTSMFTNGQKAAMIAALNSDVAGRDNVISDTNLTETLYVSNPNTSRISYSSDLGSGSRKFREERIANTGVIGTKTMIYLENVNFSNATIGQDLTENTHFTTTNTPDGLSAKINVIDSNKALFTFTGNATDHSARSVTDFKISFNNAAFENKNVSEIENATDIDFEIQFRNHNDVAPYRRLLTEGTLYNNSDNEEFGFYQRMRVSLNYGNSVLAFKFSNNNLYVRSNTESGASGFVLQNDGSASGPDQIALLNKGQVINSESNWSLYNRDHDLEKNWKKIISQDDPNIDNYLDKDLYIGTYLTYDGQIFYRWVSFTLFKTEHDKLGFKLIDSAFPVTPTTEIKCGELFEQLNPVNYLITGYPFTYESIQNNGELNRKTFQFILRGNNSFKNNVTADDYVIGIKDVNDSDGDGDKDEIVNMLPEGISIASVETLDNGKRLQFTFTGNITNHNKNVISKFALKPSAYTDTNDTENGLTAPADFTFLTVDKKITGDKVNTRLDKDKTYLQIAGGGLKFQYKVDYTKTTPETRIIMHADGFGASVKFGAQIIADDTNTTHVKILDENTTVLDEKLDFTFPRDKNGNNIKSPFIIHSKDYKKWEGKTGHIGYFYAVGRFRYYMWIKIKVGEQGEYIDILEYGANSLSHQPVNIGEYTEPLTEYCTAKQKVEDGVYITKVQLGDMMNETNNSGYSDYTDIPIEVNAGTEQTLTLNTKNEHWTYNAIGVWIDWNNNFDFNDPGEKVFHKYEAGPYSTQITIPDAATLAPDTKVRMRVKLAYGREDYIVPCGENLTRQGEVEDYTITIKGGTLGNNDINLDTTASIYPVPFTDSFTIDLTKVKGQNIQIKLYNLQGKMLLEETFTQNPGKTKLTANNLNSGVYLVKITTEEESKNSVILKK, encoded by the coding sequence ATGACTAAAAACATTACACCTTCTACAATTAAAAACACCTTCAATGAGGTTAGAAACATTCTAAAACCACCTTCTATTTTAAAAATAGAAAGTCTACTATTTCATTTTATCTTTATAACTTCACTAGCCTTCAACAACACTTCATACGGACAATCTCATCCTTTTGACAAAATGGATCAAAATAAAATTGAAGCTCTTAAAAATGAACAATGCCATACTACCTTAAAAGAATATGAACACTACAAAAGCTTAAGTAATAATGAAAAAGAAGCTTATAAAAAAGCTTCTTTAAACTATGAAAAACAATTAAGAGTTATTGCTGAACAATTAAAATATGGGCAAAGAAGAACAACTCCTTCAAATTTAATAATCCCTATTAACCCTGAAACTGACCCAGAATACACTACAATTCCAGAATATACCATACCTGTTGTTTTTCATGTCATACATGATGGTGATGATGACTTTGTTTTAACTGAAACCCAAGTAAAAAGAGCTATTAAACGTGTTAATGAAGATTTCAATGGATTATCTGAAAACAGAAACACCATACAAGATCAATTCAAAACAGATGAATCTAGAGTAGGAATCAGATTTGTTTTAGCTCAAAAAAATCCTGAAGGGAAACCTACCAATGGAATTACTTATGGTGTACACTACAGAGCTTTTACAACTAACCAAGCCCAGTTTCACACCATGAGAAGACAAACAAAATGGCCAACAAACAAATACTTAAACATTTGGATTCTTAACAGGTATAACACCTATGAATTTGTTGATGGAGATACTACTCAAGGTGGTTCAGGTTATGCATGGTTACCTCAACACGATAACGGCTTAACTACTAATGGCTCTTCAACTGGAATTACTATGGCTTACTGGGTACTAGGAGATAGAGTAGAAAACGAAGAAAATCTATCTACTTTCAGACATATTCTTACTCATGAAATTGGACACTGGTTGGGTTTAAATCACTCATGGGGTTCTGGATATAGTAGTGGTGATTCTGCTGCTTGTAATGCAGATGATGGCATTGATGACACGCCTAATACAGTTGGCCAACAATACAAAGAAGGTTTCAATAATTGTAACTATACTTTTTCTTCTTGTGGTCAAGAAACTAATGTTCATGAATTCATGAATTACACACCATGTACAAGCATGTTTACAAATGGGCAAAAAGCAGCTATGATTGCTGCTTTAAATAGTGATGTAGCAGGGAGAGATAATGTTATATCTGACACCAATCTAACTGAAACTCTTTATGTTTCTAACCCAAATACATCTCGTATTTCATATTCAAGTGACTTGGGAAGTGGTAGTCGTAAATTTAGAGAAGAAAGAATTGCAAATACTGGAGTTATAGGTACTAAAACAATGATTTATTTAGAAAACGTAAACTTTTCTAACGCAACTATTGGTCAAGACTTAACAGAAAACACACATTTTACTACAACTAATACTCCTGATGGTTTATCTGCAAAAATTAATGTTATTGACAGCAATAAAGCTTTATTCACTTTTACAGGAAACGCTACTGATCATTCAGCAAGATCAGTTACAGATTTTAAAATCTCATTTAATAATGCCGCTTTTGAAAATAAAAATGTATCGGAAATAGAAAACGCTACCGATATAGATTTTGAAATACAGTTTAGAAACCATAACGACGTAGCGCCATATAGACGTTTACTAACCGAAGGAACCTTATACAACAACTCAGATAATGAAGAGTTTGGCTTCTACCAAAGAATGCGTGTTTCTCTAAACTATGGAAATTCAGTCTTGGCGTTTAAATTTAGTAACAATAATTTATATGTTAGATCCAACACTGAATCAGGTGCTTCAGGATTTGTATTACAAAATGATGGATCAGCTAGTGGCCCAGACCAAATAGCTCTACTAAATAAAGGACAAGTAATTAATAGTGAATCAAACTGGAGTTTATATAATAGAGATCATGATTTAGAAAAAAATTGGAAAAAAATCATTTCTCAAGATGATCCAAATATTGATAATTATTTAGATAAAGATTTGTATATAGGTACATACCTTACTTACGACGGACAAATATTTTATAGATGGGTAAGTTTTACTTTATTTAAAACAGAACACGATAAACTAGGCTTTAAACTTATAGACTCCGCCTTTCCTGTAACTCCAACAACTGAAATAAAATGCGGTGAATTATTTGAACAACTAAACCCAGTTAACTATTTAATAACTGGATACCCTTTTACCTATGAAAGTATTCAAAATAACGGTGAATTAAACAGAAAAACATTTCAGTTTATCTTAAGAGGTAATAATAGCTTCAAAAACAATGTTACCGCTGATGATTATGTTATAGGTATAAAAGATGTGAATGATAGTGATGGTGATGGTGACAAAGATGAAATAGTAAACATGTTACCTGAAGGTATTAGTATTGCTTCAGTAGAAACTTTAGACAATGGTAAACGATTACAATTTACCTTTACTGGTAACATAACCAATCATAATAAAAATGTCATCTCTAAATTTGCTTTAAAACCATCAGCTTATACAGATACCAATGATACTGAAAACGGACTAACCGCTCCAGCTGACTTTACTTTCCTTACAGTTGATAAAAAAATAACAGGTGATAAAGTAAACACTAGGTTAGATAAAGACAAAACCTATTTACAAATAGCTGGAGGTGGTCTTAAGTTCCAGTATAAAGTGGATTACACTAAAACAACACCTGAGACAAGAATAATAATGCATGCAGATGGTTTTGGTGCTTCTGTTAAATTTGGAGCACAAATTATAGCTGATGATACAAACACCACTCATGTTAAAATTTTAGACGAAAACACAACTGTATTAGACGAAAAATTAGATTTTACTTTTCCTAGAGATAAAAACGGAAACAATATAAAAAGTCCTTTTATAATTCATAGTAAAGACTATAAAAAATGGGAAGGTAAAACAGGTCATATTGGTTACTTCTATGCAGTTGGAAGGTTTAGATATTATATGTGGATAAAAATAAAAGTAGGTGAACAAGGTGAATATATAGATATCTTAGAATATGGGGCTAACTCATTAAGTCATCAACCTGTTAATATTGGAGAATATACAGAGCCTTTAACTGAATACTGTACTGCTAAACAAAAAGTAGAAGACGGTGTCTACATCACCAAAGTTCAATTGGGAGACATGATGAATGAAACTAATAACTCAGGTTATTCTGATTATACTGACATTCCTATTGAAGTAAATGCTGGTACCGAACAAACATTAACACTAAATACAAAAAATGAACATTGGACGTATAATGCTATTGGAGTTTGGATAGACTGGAACAATAATTTTGATTTTAATGACCCAGGCGAGAAAGTATTCCATAAATATGAAGCAGGTCCTTATTCAACACAAATCACTATACCAGATGCGGCAACCTTAGCTCCAGACACTAAAGTAAGAATGAGAGTTAAATTAGCATATGGTAGAGAAGATTACATAGTACCATGTGGAGAAAACCTTACAAGACAAGGTGAAGTTGAAGATTATACCATCACTATTAAAGGAGGCACACTAGGTAATAATGACATTAACCTAGACACAACAGCATCAATTTACCCTGTTCCTTTCACTGATTCCTTTACTATAGATTTAACTAAAGTAAAAGGACAGAATATTCAAATAAAACTGTATAACCTTCAAGGTAAAATGTTACTAGAAGAAACATTTACCCAAAACCCCGGAAAAACAAAGTTAACAGCTAACAATTTAAATTCAGGAGTATATTTAGTTAAGATAACTACAGAGGAAGAATCAAAAAACTCTGTAATACTGAAAAAATAA
- a CDS encoding chloramphenicol acetyltransferase: MANKIDLNNWNRKDIYNFFKNFTEPFFGVTVTIDCTNAYKYCKENLQSFFLYYLHKSLVAANSIESFKYRIINDEVIIFDKVNASATISRPNNTFGFSYINYFKDYTNFEKEAKKEIENVQNSKDLIPAVSGENVIHYSSIPWIDFTSLSHARNFTFNDSCPKISFGKMTEQNGIKEMPMSVHVHHALLDGFHVGQYIDLFQKLMNEQ, from the coding sequence ATGGCTAACAAAATAGATCTAAACAATTGGAATCGAAAAGACATCTATAATTTTTTCAAAAATTTTACGGAACCCTTCTTTGGTGTAACTGTTACCATAGACTGCACTAATGCTTATAAATATTGTAAAGAAAATCTACAATCCTTCTTTCTGTACTATTTACACAAATCATTAGTAGCTGCAAACAGTATAGAATCTTTTAAATACAGAATTATAAATGACGAAGTCATTATTTTTGACAAAGTAAATGCTTCTGCTACTATAAGCAGACCCAATAACACCTTTGGCTTTTCATACATTAACTACTTTAAAGATTATACCAATTTTGAAAAAGAAGCTAAAAAAGAAATAGAAAATGTTCAAAACAGTAAAGATCTAATCCCTGCTGTTTCTGGTGAAAACGTGATTCATTACTCTTCAATACCATGGATTGATTTCACCTCTTTATCTCACGCTAGAAATTTTACTTTTAATGATAGCTGCCCAAAAATTTCCTTTGGAAAAATGACAGAACAAAATGGTATAAAAGAAATGCCTATGTCTGTTCATGTACACCATGCTCTCCTAGATGGTTTTCATGTAGGACAATATATAGACCTTTTTCAAAAGTTGATGAATGAACAATAA